Below is a window of Halomicrobium mukohataei DSM 12286 DNA.
CGATCCTCGAAGCCGAGGGCGAGGTCACCCACGAGGATCTCATCCCCGAGGAAGACTGCGTCGTCGTCATCACGGAAGACGACTACATCAAGCGGATGCCCGTCGACGCCTTCGACGCCCAGAACCGGGGCGGCAAGGGGATCATCGGCTCGGACCCCAAGGACGGCGACCGCGTCTCGAAGGTCTTCCGGGCGAACAGCCACGACTACCTGCTCTGTTTCACCAATCAGGGACAGGTCTATCGCCTGAAGACCTACGAGATTCCGGAGATGTCCCGCACCGCCAGGGGCAAGTCGGCGGTCAACATCATCGACCTCGGCGACGACGAGGAGATCACCGCCGTGGTCTCGACGGACGACTTCGAGGAAGACGAGTGCCTGACGATGGTCACTCGTAACGGCTACGTCAAGCGCACCTGCGTCGACGAGTTCGAGAACATCCTCTCGACGGGGATCATCGCCGCGAAGCTCGAAGACGGCGACGCACTGGTCGACGTGGAGGTCACCGACGACAGCGGCGATCTGGTCGTCGCCACCGAGGGCGGGATGACGATCCGCTTCGACGAGTCGGAGGTCCGCGAGATGGGACGCTCGGCCCGCGGTGTCCGCGGGATCGACCTGCAAGACGGCGACAAGGTGGCTGCGATGGTCGCGACGGACGACCACGACGACCGCGCACTCCTGACCGTCACCGAGAACGGGTACGGGAAGCGCACCCTCCTCGCCGAGTACAGCAAACAGTCCCGCTACGGCAAGGGCCTGATCGACATCAAGACCGACGATCGCAACGGCCGCGTCGCGACGGCGAAGGCGGTCCGCGAGGACGACCACCTCGTCATCATGAGCGAGAGCGGCCAGATCATGCGCATCCCCGCGGGCGACGTGTCACAGGTCGGCCGCAACACGAAGGGCGTCAAGATCATGGCACTCGACGGGGTGGACAACGTGGCGAGCGTGACGGTAGTGCCCGCCGAGGTCGAAAACGACGAGTAGCACGCGGGCCGCTAGGCAACGCCATCTTTTGGCGGATATACTGACACAAAAAAGCGTGGTATGAAGTCGCTGCGCTACGAGAGGGAAACGAATGCCAGAGGTTCCGCGCCACAAGAGCAAACACGAACGGCTGGCCGCCCACCCGCTCGTCACCGACGAGGGGCACGTGACGCTCGTCGAGCCACTGGACCGGAGCCGGAACGGCGAAGTCCGTAGCGCCGTGCGGCGGGAGGTAGCGGCCGCGGGCGTCGACTGCCAGCTCGCTGACTTTCGCAGCGGCTCCGATGTCGACTGGCCGGGACTGTACGAGGCGCTGCGTGCCGAGGGCGCGTCGCGCCGACGGATCGGAGCCGTACGAGACCTCGCCGATCGGTTCGAACGTCCGTATCCGTCGCTGCTGCGACTGCGCGTCGATCCCGACACGGAACTGGACTTCGAGCCGGGGCAGTACGTCACGCTGCGCAGCGGCGACACGCCGCGGGCGTACTCGCTCGCGAACACGCCAGCGGAGCACGAACTGGAGTTCTGTATCCGGCGTGTGCCCGGCGGACGGCTCACCAGCGAACTGTTCGTCCACGTCGAGGAAGGCGACGAGGTGGTCGTCCGCGGTCCCTACGGCGAGATGGCCCTCTCGAACCCTTCCAGCCGGGACGTGGTCTTTCTCGCGACCGGCACCGGCGTCGCTCCGTTTCGCAGTATGATCGAACACCTCTTCGCGACCGGGCAAGACACCTATCGAGGTACGGAGCGGGACGTGTGGCTGTTTCTCGGCTGTGCGTGGCGCGACGACCTACCGTATCGCGAGTGGTTCGAGTCGCTGGCCGAGAACCACGAGCGGTTTCACTTCGTCCCGACGCTGACGCGGGAGCCGCTCCTGAGCGACTGGACCGGCGAAGTCGACTACGTCCAGCGGGTGTTCGCGAAGTACCTCGACGGGGAGGCGGTCGATCGCACGTCGGTTCCGCGGTCGATGCAGCGGTACGTCGAGGCAGAGCCCGTGGGGACGCAGGCTCGGCTCGACCCCGACGACCTCGACCTGTACGCCTGTGGGATCAACGCCATGGTCGAGACGCTCGTCCGGACGGCACGGTCGGTCGGCGTCCCGGAGACACACATGGACTACGAAGGGTTCGGGTAAGGGTTCACTCGGCGAAGCCGTCGGCTCGAAGCGTCTCGTAGATGGCGTTGAGCTGGTGGTAGCCGACTTTGACCTCTGGCGTGTCGTCGATTGCGTCGGTCGCGACCTCGTTGTCCGGCGTCAACTGGAAGTACCAGTTCCCGTAGCGGTCGTTGACCGCGTGGTCCAGCGCGTAGTTCCAGATCCGGTCGTACCACGCTCGATACCGGTCGTCGTCGAAGCGGTCGGCCAGCAGTGCGGTCGCGCCGATTCCCTCACACAGCGGCCAGTAGTACTTGTTCTCGACGAGCGGGTCGCCGTCCCGGTCGAAGTTGTAGACGAAGCCGCCGCGGTCGTCGTCCCAGCCGTTCTCGACGGCGGCATCGAAGAAGCGAACGGCGCGGTCGGCGAACCACGGAGCGTCGCGGTGGCGAGCCAGTATCAGGAGGAGTTTGCTCCACTCCAGCAGGTGGCCAGGCTGATAGCCCCAGGGCCGGAAGAGGTCGCCCGGCTTGTCGCGGTTGTACGCCCAGTCGTGGTCCCACTCGCTCGTGTAGTGTTCCCACAGCAGGCCGTCGCCCTCGTCGGCGAGGTCGCGAGCCAGCCCCTCGGCGATACGAGCGGCGCGGTCGAGGTACTCCTCGGTTCCGGTGGCCTCGTAGGCGGCCAACAGCGCCTCGCAGGTGTGCATGTTGGCGTTCTGGCCGCGGTAGTCGCTCGTGCCGGACCAGTCGCGGTCGAGTTCGACGCGACAGCGACCGTGCTCGTCCTCCCAGAAGTGCTCGTCGAGCAGCGCGTACGCGGGCTCGATCCGTTCGCGGGCACCCGGGACGCCGGCACGTGCAGCCGTCGCGTACGCCAGGAGGACGAACGCGTGGCCGTAACACCGCTTGCCGCCGTCGGCCACGTCCTGTCCGTCCAGCTGCCAGACGTACCCGCCGTGGCGGTCGTCGCGGTGGTGTCGTTCGAGGTGACGAATGCCGTGTGCAGCCATCTCCTCGCAGTAGTGGGGGCCATCGAGGAGTGCGCCGACGCTGTAGTTGAACACGAAGCGGGCGGTGGCCGGCAAGAGCTTGGCGCGAGCGTCGTAGACGGTGCCGTCGCGGTCGCTGATCTGTGGGACGAACCCGCCGTGAGTCGTGTCGACGGACCGTTGGTGGTAGAACTCGAGCACGGAGAGCGCGTGTCGCCGGAGGTACCGGGGATCTCTGACTGTCGTGTCGGTGCGGGCGAGCATTGCCGGCCCGTCGACGTGACGAGTAATAAGCTTGCCCGAACTCGCAGGTCGTGTTTCACAGCGAGTGCCGTCGGCCAGAACGGACCGGCGGCGGTCCGGTTCACAGGATCCGTTTGCCCATCGCGCTGGCGGTGAGTTCACAGGCCAACTCCGCGGTCTGGTTGTGCGTGTCGAGGATGGGGTTGGCCTCGACGACCTCCATCGAGCACAGTTCGGTGTCACAGTTGGCGACGTACTCCATGGCGACGTGGGCTTCCCGATACGAGACGCCGCCCCGGACCGGCGTTCCGACGCCCGGCGCTTCGTTGGGATCGAGCCAGTCCATATCGAGACTGACGTGCAGGCCGTCGGTGCCGTCTCCGGCGACGGTCAGGGCCGACTCGACAACGTCCGTCACGCCGCGGTCGTCGATGTCGCTCATCGTGTAGGCCGTCACCGGCGACTCCTGGATGCGTCGACGCTCGCCCTCGTCGAGGCTCCGCAGCCCCACGAGTGCGACGTTCTCGGGGTCGACGTTCGAGGCGTGTGCCCAGTCGGTGTCCGCGAAGGAACCGAACCCGAGAATCGCGGCCAGCGGCATGCCGTGGACGTTGCCACTCGGCGTCGTTTCGGGGGTGTTGCAGTCCCCGTGAGCGTCGAACCAGACGATACCGATGTCGTCGGCCGTGGTGCCCGCGACCGTTCCGATCGCGATGGAGTGGTCGCCGCCCAGAACGAGCGGGAACTCGCCCGCGCTCGCCGTCGAGTCGACGGCCGACGCGATGCGTTCACAGACCACCTCCGTCTCGGCGAGGTACTTCGCTCGCCCGTCGACCGATTCGTCGGCGACCGGCTCCAGCTCCTCTGGGCGTGGAACCGTCACGTCACCGTAGTCGACACACTCGATGGCGGCCGATTCGAGCTGGTCGGCGAGGCCGGCGTACCTGATCGCCGAGGGACCCATGTCGACGCCGCGGCGATCCGCTCCGAGGTCCATCGGTGCACCGATGAGACGTACCTGTCGGTCCATGTCGGGGGGCTACGCGAGCCGGCACTAAAAGACAGATGGACGACGCGAGCTGCGATCCGTGCCAGCCGGGCGCGTGCTGCTACTGTCGGCCGTCCGTCCGTGACCGATGTCGCTACCCCGGTATGGCGAATATCGCCACGACGTTACAGCCAACAGTACGAATCGAGGGAGTCCTATCAACAGTATCTAATCGTTCTGTGAAGAACTGGGCTGACGACGGTACTCGTGGGTGTGACTCTGACGACGGGCAGAACTTCAAGTCGGGTCGCGACGAGTGTCGAGAAACACCGGCCCTGTCGAGGAACTCCCGGAGACAGTGCTGTTTCCGCTCGATTTGTGAATGTGGTTTTTTACCACGATACACAGTGACAGTCGGGATGGGGTCACCGTCGGCTTTAAGGACAGGTACATCCAATCTTCGGTTATGTCATCAATCGAACTCACACCCAGTCAGAAGAACATCTTGCAGGAACTGGTCAACCTGTACAAAGAGAGCGAGAGTGCGGTCAAGGGAGAAGACATCGCCGAGAAGGTCGACCGCAACCCCGGAACGATCCGTAACCAGATGCAGAGTCTGAAGGCGCTCCAGCTCGTCGAGGGCGTGCCCGGTCCGAAAGGCGGGTACAAGCCGACGGCGAACGCGTACGACGCGCTCCAGATCCAGGATATGGACGACGCCGCACGGGTCCCGCTCCGACACAACGGCGAGCTCCTCGAAGACGCCAACGTCGAAGAGATCGACCTGACGAGCGTTCACCATCCCGAGAAGTGTCGTGCCGAACTCCAGTTGCAGGGTTCGATCTCGGATTTCCACGAGGGCGACTCGGTCACCGTCGGCCCGACGCCGCTCTCGAAGCTCCAGATCATCGGTACCCTCGCGGGAAAAGACGACACCAGCAACAAGCTGATCCTGACTATCGACGACATGCGGGCACCGGCCGGCGAACCGGAACATTAATTCTGTCGTTCGTTTCCCGATAGTGGAAGTTTAGCGTTTCTAACTATTATTCAAGCCTTCATTTCGTGACATAAATAATAAATGCAGCCCCGCTGAATGTTTGATCGTCCATGACGGACAAAGACATTGGGGGGAGTACCAGACGAACCTTCCTCGGGACAGTAAGCGGTATCGTCGGATCAACAGCAGTCGGCACTGCAGCCGCGGTCGAAGGACGCGATCCAGACGGAAACGGCGGGGGGCACCGCGAGGCGGGAGAACTCATCGTCGGAATGGAGCCGACGGCAAACGCCGCCGAGACGAAGGCGACGATCCAGTCGGGGCTTCCCGAAGGAGCCTCGGTCGTCAGCGAGAACGACACGCTGGGGTTCATGGAAGTTCAGCTGCCTCAGCAGACCGGCCCACAGGCACAGTCGGCGGCCAAGAAAGACCTGGAGAACCAGCCCGGCGTCGCGTACGTCGAGCCAAACGCGATCTACTATCCGATGGTCATCGACGTCGACGACCCGCGGGTGGGAGAGCAGTACGCCCCGGAGCTGGTGAACGCTGGTGGGGCGTGGGAGACGACGCTGGGATCGACCGACGTGACGATCGGCGTCGTCGACCAGGGAACCCAGTACACACACCCCGACCTCCAAGCGCAGTTCGGAGAGGTCAAGGGACGGGACTTCGTCTCCGACGACGACGACCCGAGCCCGAGAGGCGGGAACGGCCACGGGACCCACGTCTCGGGCATCGCGGCCGGAACGACGAACAACGCCACGGGGATCGCGGGCATCTCGAACTCCTCGCTGCTGGCCGCACGCGCGCTTGGCGGTCAGGGCGGCGGTGGGACACTGAGCGCGATCGCAGACGCGATCGTCTGGTGTACGGACAACGGTGCAGACATCATCAACATGTCCCTCGGTGGCGGCGGTGCCAACCGGACGATGCGGAACGCGTGTGACTACGCGTTCGACAACGGCGCACTGCCGATCGCAGCGGCGGGCAACAGCGGCCAGCGAGGGATTTCGTATCCGGCAGGCTACGACTCCGTCGTCGCTGTCTCCGCGGTCGGTCCCAACGAGTCACTGACCGACTTCTCGCAGTACGGCCCTGGCGTCGACGTTGCCGCACCGGGACTGAACGTGCTCTCGACGTATCCGACCGACGGCTACAACTCGCTGTCGGGAACGTCGATGGCCTGCCCGGCGGCTGCGGGCGTCGCGTCGCTGGCCCTCGCGATCGATCCGAGCCTGTCGCCACAGGAGCTCAAAGACGTGCTCACCGAGAGCGCTCGCGACATCGGTCTCCCGTCGGACCAGCAGGGCAGCGGTCTCGTCGATGCCGGTGCGCTCGTCGACGCCGTGAGCGACGACGACGGCGGTGGCGGCGGCGACGAAGACGCGACGAGCGGCTCGCTCACCTTCGGCGATCAGGTGCTGGGCGACGACGGGAACGTCACGGTCAGCGACGTGACGACGAACGGCGACGCGACGGTCGTGGTGACCTATCCCGACGGCGACCAGAACGTGGTCGCGGGCGTCTCGTCCGCAGACGACGCCAGCGGCACGTCCGTGCCGGTGTCGGTCCAGGACGACGGCGGATTCCCCGGCGAGCACACGGCCTGGGTGTTCGGCGACGGAGACGTCGAGGGCGTCGCGATCGGCGACGACGCGACGCCGGTGGCCGGTAGCGCGCTCGATTCCGACACCGCGGTCGTGTCGGACGGCGACGACGGCGGGGGCGGCGGCAGCGAGTACCCGCAGTGGTCCGCCGACGAGGTCTACACGAGCGGCGACCGCGTCGTCTACGAAGGAACGATCTACGAGGCCCAGTGGTGGACTCAGGGCGACGAGCCCGGTTCGAGCCAGTGGGGTCCGTGGGAAGAAGTCGGTCCGGCAGACGGCGGTGACGGCGGTGACGGCGGTGACGGCGGTGACGGCGGTGACGGCGGTGACGGCGGTGACGGCGGTGACGGCGGCGACGGCGGCGACGGCGAGTACCCACAGTGGGACGCCGACACGGCCTACACCGGCGGCGACCGCGTCGTCTACGACGGCTCCGTCTGGGAGGCCCAGTGGTGGACCCGAGGCGACGAGCCCGCCGAAGGGAAAGCGGTCTGGGAACGCGTCTCCTGATCGCTGTCGCACCGTCGGCCGTCGCTCCGTGACGGCGTTCGCGACGCCGGGTCGCGAATAGCACACCGCAGCAGGCGGCCGACGACGCGACCTCAGCGCCCGCCGTTCCCGTCGAATCGGGGCGACGTGGCGAAGAGACAACGCAGTTGCCACAGGAGAGCGATTTCAAAGCCTTTGTATCGCCCGCTGCCCGACCTTTTCACACATGACCGACAACGTTGTCGTTCTCGGAGCTGGCTACGCCGGCGCGGGTGCGATAAAGAGCCTCGAAGACGAACTGAACGGCGAGGCCGACATCACTTGGATCTCGGACACCGACTACCACCTGGTACTCCACGAGTCCCACCGCTGTATCCGTGACCCGACCGTCCAGGAGAAGGTGACCATCCCCGTCGGCGACATCAAGTCTCGACAGACCGACTTCGTGCAGGCGTCGGTCGCCGACATCGACACCGAGGAGCGCGTCGTCGAACTCGACGACGACTCGACGGTCGAGTACGACTACCTCCTCGTCGCCATCGGTTCCCAGACCGCCTTCTTCGGTATCGAGGGACTGGCGGAGTACGCACACACGCTCAAGTCGCTGGACGACGCCCTGAACATCCACGACGCCATCGCCAGCGCCGCCAGAGACGCGACGCAGAACGATCCCGCTCAGATCGTCGTCGGCGGTGCCGGCCTCTCTGGCATCCAGACGGCCGGAGAGATCGCCGAGTACCGCGACGAGCGCCGCGCGCCCCTGGAGATTCACCTCGTCGAGGGACTCGACGAAGTGATGCCCAACGGCGATCCCGAGCTACAGGGCGCGATCCGCAAGCGCCTCGAAGCGGCGGACATCAACATCATGTGTGGCGAGTTCATCGGCGAGGTCGACGAGGACACGGTCTACGTCGGCGAAGAGACGGAACTCGACTACGACGAACTCATCTGGACCGGCGGCATCACCGGCCGCGACGCCGTCCGCGACGTGGAACTGGACAAAGACGAACGCTCCCATCGCATCGACTCCGAGCGTGACTTCCAGACCTCCGACGACCGCGTCTTCGCCATCGGCGACTGCGCGCTGATCGACCAGCCCGGCGACGACCCCGCACCACCGACCGCTCAGGCCGCCTGGCAGGCCGCCGAGGTCGCCGGTCGGAACCTCGCGCGCGCCGTCCGGGGCCAGCCACTGGACACGTGGACCTACGACGACATGGGGACGGTCGTCTCCGTCGGCGACAAGGCCGTCGCCCACGACGTGGAGTACATGGGCATCAGCGTCCCCGTCGACACGTTCGGTGGCTTCCTCGCTGAGAACCTCAAGAAGGCCATCGCAGCCAAGTGGATCCGCCGAGTCTCGACGACCGGCCGGGCCGCCAAGGCCTGGCCCGACATGTAAGTCGGGCGTTTCTGTCGGGCAGTTACACACCCGATTTACCGCTCGCGAACGACGACAGCCGCGTGTACCGCCAGGACGACCAGCGCGGACAGCACGACCCCGACGCCGAGTGGCCCCTCGAAGACGGCTCTCGCGTACGGCACCGCGCCGACCGCGATCGGTTCGCCGAGTGGGAACGGCGTCACCAGTCGTGTAGGCTGAGCGGAACCGTGAACGTACCCGGCGAAGTAGCCGTGTCCATAGAGTTCCGGGGGCGAGAGATACACGATCCGCTCGTACAGCGCCTCGATGCCGAGTCGGTACAACAGGTACGACACCGTGACGACGCCGACGAGTCGTTTTACCGCACGAGCGTACGCGGCGAGGTACCAGCGTCTGGCCGGGCGGAGCTGTGGTCGTTCGTACGATCGCATTGCTTTCACGTAACTCCAGGCATATATGAATGTTCGCCCGACGGAGATCCCAGAGTCCTACGATACTCCGTCTCGACTCACAGCGACAGGCCGGCGTGCCAGTGGTCGGCGTCGCTGGCTTCGACGGCCGCGTCCATCCGCGCGAGGTAGTCGATCGCGAGACTCGCGGTCTTTGCGGCCCTGCGTTCTCCTTCCGTGCGAAACTCTCCGGTGACGCGGTTGGCGTAGACCGTACAGACCGCGCCGGCCCGGAGCCCGTAGAGGTTCGCCAGCGTCAGGATGGCGCTGGCTTCCATCTCGAAGTTGAGGACGCCGGCCTCACGGAGTGCGTCGATGCGCTCGTCGCTCCCGCTGGCCTCGAAGCCCTCGAAGCCGGGCCGTGACTGGCCGGCGTAGAAGCTGTCCGTCGAACAGGTCAGTCCGAGGTGGTAGTCGTATCCTAACTCCTCTGCGGCGGCGACGAGCGCCGAGACGACGCGGTGATCGGCGGTCGCGGGGTAGTCCTCGCGGACGTACTCCTCGCTGGTTCCCTCCTGTCGGACCGCGCCCGTGGTGATGATCAGATCGCCGATGCTGGCCTGCTCCTGGATCGCGCCACAGGAACCGACGCGGAGCAGCGTCTCGGCGTCGACGCGAGCCAGTTCTTCGACGGCGATGGCTGCCGAGGGCGAACCGATCCCGGTCGACGTGACCGAAATCGGCGTTCCGTCGTACTCCCCGGTCGCCGTGCGGTACTCTCGGTGGTCTGCGACGACCTCGTGGTCGTCCCAGGACTCGACGACCTTGGCGACGCGCTCGGGGTTGCCCGGCAGGAGGACGCTGGGTGCCACGTCGCCCGGCGCGACTTCGAGGTGGTACTGCTCGCCGTCGTTGGGATCTTCGCTGTCGTCGGTCATTCCAGGTGCTCCTGTGTGATCGTCGCCGGAATCAGTTCGCCCAGCTGGTACGTCGTCGTCTCGCCGTCGCCCTCGTCACAGACCACCGGCAGGTCGTCGTCACAGAACTCGATCAGCGTCTGGCGGCACATCCCGCAGGGAGTGACGCCGTCGCGAGCGTCCGACGAGACGGCGATCCGCTCGAACTCCCGGTGACCGTCCGCGACCGCGCTCCCGACGGCGACCTCCTCGGCGTGGAGGCTGTTGCTGTAGTTGGCGTTCTCGACGTTGCAGCCGGTGTACACCGCGCCGTCGGCGGTCTCGATCGCCGCACCGACGCCGTACTCGGAGTACGGCGCGAACGACTCCTCGACCGCCGTTCTGGCTGCTTCGACCAGCGAATCCATGTGCAGGGCCACGGCTGGCCGGGTCAAATAGCCATCGCCCAGAAGGACGGGCGACCGGCTCAGGCTGCCGTGGTGACCGCCTGCTCGACGATCTGGGCGACCCGTTCGACGAGGTCGTCCACGTCGTCGCTCTCGGCGTACACTCGGACGTAGGGCTCGGTGCCGGAGGGGCGCACGAGGGTCCACGAGTCGTCGGGGAACGTCAGCCGGACGCCGTACTCCGTCTCGACGGCGGCCTCGGGAAACGTCTCGGGGAGCGTCGTCGCCAGCCGCTCCATCGTCGCCGTCTTGTGCTCGTCCGGACAGTCCACGCTGTGTTTGCGGTAGGGTCGCTCGGTGACGGGCTCCCGGAGCGCGTCGAGTCCTTCGTCGTCGATCAGCGCCGTCAGGACGGCTGCGCTGACGACGCCGTCGATCCACCCGCCGAAGCCGGTGTGGACGTGTTTCCAGGGTTCGGCGGCGAAGACGACGCTCCCCTCCGCGGCCGCGATGCCCTCGTGGAGCGCACCGAGTCGGATCCGCTCGACGCGACCGCCGGCCTCGTCGACCCGCTCGTCGATCCGGCCGGAGGCGTTGGGCGTCGTCACGACGACCGGGTCCCGAGCGGACGAGCGGCGAACGTAGTGTTCGGCCAGTATCGCGAGGACGGTGTCCTCGTGGACCACGTCACCGTCGGCGTCGACGATCACGATGCGGTCCGCGTCGCCGTCGTGGCCGATGCCGAAGGCCGCGTCCGTGTCGGCGACGAACGAGCGGAGTGCGGCCAGTGACTCCGGCGTGGGCTTGCTCTGGCGGGCTGGAAAGTGACCGTCGACCGACGCTTCGAGCGCGCGCACGTCCGCACCGAGTGCGCGGAGGACCTGTGGCGTCGCGAGCGAACCCATCCCGTTGCCACAGTCGACCGCGACCGTGACATCCAGGGGGCCGTTCCCGTGATCCGCCGCGTAGGCCGCGACCGCGTCACGGTACTTGTCGAGCACTGTGGCTCGCTCCGTATCGCCCCACGCGGACCACTCGGCGGCGTTGTCGCCGTCAGCGACTCGCTCCTCGACTCGCGCCTCGGCCTCGCGGTCGTACTCGCTGCCGTCGACGAACAGCTTGATGCCGTTGTCCTCCGGCGGATTGTGACTCGCCGTAAGCATGACGCCCCGCTGGCCCTGCGAGGCGTACGCGAGCGCTGGCGTCGGACACTGACCGATGCGGACGACCGAACCGCCCGCGCTTTCGATGCCCGCTTCGACTGCCGCGGCGAGGGCCGGGCTGGTGACGCGACCGTCGAAGCCGACGACGAACTCCGCGCCGTCGCGGCCGACCGCCTGGCCGACCCGAAGCGCGCGTTCGGGCGTCACTGTCTCGGCGACCGTACCACGGATTCCCGCCGTCCCGAACAGTTCCATACGTCACCGGTCGTTCGGGCCGCACTTGGGGGTAGCGGTACGCTCTCGTGGTGGCAGTCGGCCTCGAACGGATCGTCGGTAGGGAGAATTAGCTCGGCGTCGCACCCGCGTACGCGCCTTCCAGTCGAAGCACGACTCTGTGGATCGGCAGCGACAGCCCCATCCGACCGAACAGGAGTGCGATCGGGAGCAACACGATGCCCAGCAGCAGGCTGAACTGGTACAGTGCGAACACGAAGCCGCGGTAGAGTTGCGATTCCATCGTCCCTCGCTCTGCTATGGGCGAGTAGGAGTATATAAAGGTTAGCATCGGGCCACCGGCGTCGAATCGACCGCAGTCGTGCGGTTTCGTCGGTTCGTCCCGTCGACGCATCCCGCCTCGAAGATCCGCCGATGTTCGGGTAATGGAGCCGTTGGCACTACGGGACGTTCGCATAACTTATGACGATATTCGCCGTCTCGTGCGCAGGCACGAATCAAAACACACGTGTAGTGGGGACGCGGAGAAACGTGTATGAATTACCTCGTGGCGATGGAAGCAGCCTGGTTGGTCAGAGACGTCGAAGACATCGACGACGCGATCGGTGTCGCAGTCAGCGAAGCGGGGAAACGCCTCAACGAGTCCGAGATGGACTACGTCGAGGTCGAGGTCGGTGCGACGGGCTGTCCCGCCTGTGGCGAGCCCTTCGACTCCGCGTTCATCGCCGCCGACACCGCGCTGGTCGGCCTCGTCCTCGAAATGAAGGTGTTCAACGCGGAGTCGATCGAACACGCCCAGCGGATCGCCAAAAGCGAGATCGGCGGGTCGCTGCGCGACGTGCCGCTGAAAGTCATCGACACGATCGAGTTCGAGGGCGAGGAAGCCGACGCCGACACACAGGCCTGATACGGAACGTTGTCGTTGCGTACCGGTGAGCCACTCTCTGTCCCGACGCTCACCAGTACATCGCGACGACCGTCCGTGCGAGGGGCCGGCGTCGCTCTCACGGACCGCACACTCTGTAGTGGCTGTGACACGGACGAGCGACGGTACAGGCGGGCCGTCCTGCCGTGGCGCTCGAACGTCGACAGCGCCGTCGGTGTCTTTATATATTACCGTAGGTAATTGGAGGTATGGAACTTCCGACGCCCGACGATCTGCGGGAACGGCGGACCGAACTTGGCCTGACCCAGAGCAAACTCGCGGACCGGGCAGACGTATCACAGCCGCTGATCGCGCGGATCGAGGGCGGCGACGTGGACCCGCGGCTGTCGACGCTTCGACGGATCGTCAACGCCCTCGAAGAGGCCGAAGGCGGCATTCTCCGAGCCGACGAGCTGATGAACGCCCCGGTCCACAGCGTCGCACCGGACGACTCCGTCCACGAGACCCAGGACATCCTCGACGAGGGCAAGTACTCGCAGGTGCCGGTCGTCCGTGACGGCACCCCCGTCGGCCTGATCGGCCACTCCGACATCATCCAGCACGACCGCGAGAACGTGGGCGACCTCCCGGTCGCCGACGTGATGCACGAGTCGATCGCGACCGTCGAGACCGACGCGACGATCGACGAGATCGACGCCTACCTGACGCACAACGACGCCGTCCTCGTCGTCGACGCCGGCGAGACGGTCGGCATCATCACCGAAGCCGACATCGCGGCCCACGTGAGCTAGCGGGTCTTGGGGCGTTAGTCGCCGTATACTCGGCTGAACGGTCGGATCACCTTTTGTAGCCCCGTCGCGTCCAGAGCAGCAATGACGGTTCGTCCCGACGACGACAGACTGCACCGGCAGCTCGAAACGGCGCTCGAAATTGCCGACGACGATCGCATCAGATATCACCTCCGCGAGGCCCTCCAGTTGCGACTCGTCGCGAACGAAC
It encodes the following:
- a CDS encoding NAD(P)/FAD-dependent oxidoreductase, which gives rise to MTDNVVVLGAGYAGAGAIKSLEDELNGEADITWISDTDYHLVLHESHRCIRDPTVQEKVTIPVGDIKSRQTDFVQASVADIDTEERVVELDDDSTVEYDYLLVAIGSQTAFFGIEGLAEYAHTLKSLDDALNIHDAIASAARDATQNDPAQIVVGGAGLSGIQTAGEIAEYRDERRAPLEIHLVEGLDEVMPNGDPELQGAIRKRLEAADINIMCGEFIGEVDEDTVYVGEETELDYDELIWTGGITGRDAVRDVELDKDERSHRIDSERDFQTSDDRVFAIGDCALIDQPGDDPAPPTAQAAWQAAEVAGRNLARAVRGQPLDTWTYDDMGTVVSVGDKAVAHDVEYMGISVPVDTFGGFLAENLKKAIAAKWIRRVSTTGRAAKAWPDM
- a CDS encoding nucleoside phosphorylase, translating into MTDDSEDPNDGEQYHLEVAPGDVAPSVLLPGNPERVAKVVESWDDHEVVADHREYRTATGEYDGTPISVTSTGIGSPSAAIAVEELARVDAETLLRVGSCGAIQEQASIGDLIITTGAVRQEGTSEEYVREDYPATADHRVVSALVAAAEELGYDYHLGLTCSTDSFYAGQSRPGFEGFEASGSDERIDALREAGVLNFEMEASAILTLANLYGLRAGAVCTVYANRVTGEFRTEGERRAAKTASLAIDYLARMDAAVEASDADHWHAGLSL
- the cdd gene encoding cytidine deaminase, which encodes MDSLVEAARTAVEESFAPYSEYGVGAAIETADGAVYTGCNVENANYSNSLHAEEVAVGSAVADGHREFERIAVSSDARDGVTPCGMCRQTLIEFCDDDLPVVCDEGDGETTTYQLGELIPATITQEHLE
- a CDS encoding phosphopentomutase/phosphoglucosamine mutase translates to MELFGTAGIRGTVAETVTPERALRVGQAVGRDGAEFVVGFDGRVTSPALAAAVEAGIESAGGSVVRIGQCPTPALAYASQGQRGVMLTASHNPPEDNGIKLFVDGSEYDREAEARVEERVADGDNAAEWSAWGDTERATVLDKYRDAVAAYAADHGNGPLDVTVAVDCGNGMGSLATPQVLRALGADVRALEASVDGHFPARQSKPTPESLAALRSFVADTDAAFGIGHDGDADRIVIVDADGDVVHEDTVLAILAEHYVRRSSARDPVVVTTPNASGRIDERVDEAGGRVERIRLGALHEGIAAAEGSVVFAAEPWKHVHTGFGGWIDGVVSAAVLTALIDDEGLDALREPVTERPYRKHSVDCPDEHKTATMERLATTLPETFPEAAVETEYGVRLTFPDDSWTLVRPSGTEPYVRVYAESDDVDDLVERVAQIVEQAVTTAA
- a CDS encoding DUF555 domain-containing protein, whose amino-acid sequence is MNYLVAMEAAWLVRDVEDIDDAIGVAVSEAGKRLNESEMDYVEVEVGATGCPACGEPFDSAFIAADTALVGLVLEMKVFNAESIEHAQRIAKSEIGGSLRDVPLKVIDTIEFEGEEADADTQA
- a CDS encoding CBS domain-containing protein; amino-acid sequence: MELPTPDDLRERRTELGLTQSKLADRADVSQPLIARIEGGDVDPRLSTLRRIVNALEEAEGGILRADELMNAPVHSVAPDDSVHETQDILDEGKYSQVPVVRDGTPVGLIGHSDIIQHDRENVGDLPVADVMHESIATVETDATIDEIDAYLTHNDAVLVVDAGETVGIITEADIAAHVS